The window ATGGCGGTCGCGCTCCTGACGATGATCCCCATCGCGAAGCTCACCAGGCGAGTGGGGCTCAAACCCGTGGTCGGGCTCGGATTCGCGGTGTACGCGATCTTCCCCACGTTGCTCATCGTCGCGCCGCCGGATGCGGGGGTGCTTGCGGCGTTATTCGCCTTCTCTGGCCTGCGGTTTGCAGGACTGCCGGCGCACAAGGCGCTCATCGTCGGCCCCGCAGAGCGCGGTGCGGGCGGCCGGGTCACCGGCTCGTACTACCTCGTTCGCAACGTCGCCGTGATCCCGAGCGCGGCGCTCGGTGGCGTGCTCTACGGCGGGCTAGCGTTGCCAGGCGTCGGACAGGTGCTCGCCGGAAGCCCGCCGCTCGCGTTCGGCGCAGCGACCGTCGTCGGCCTCCTCGGCACGGGCTACTTCCTCGTCTTCGGCGAGGAGTTCGCGGCTATCAACGAATGACTGGAACCGGAACGTCCACTACTGCGCGGAGTAGCCCCCGTCGACGACGAGCCCGTGGCCGGTCACGTAGGAGGACTCGTCGCTGGCGAGGAACGCGATACAGTCGGCGATCTCCTCGGGTTCGCCGAGCCGCCGGAGGGGGTACTGGGCCGTCATCCGCTCGCGGGCGGTCTCGGGGTCGCCCCGTGACTCGAAGTACTCCCGCCCGAGTGCGGTGTCGGTGAAGCCGGGACAGACGGCGTTCGCGCGCACTCCGTGTGGCCCCGCCTCGGCCGCCACCGCGCGGGTGAAGTTGAGCACCGCGCCCTTCGTGAGCGAGTACACCGACTGTTTTGGGAGGCCGAGCACGCTCGCCAGCGACCCGACGTTCACGATCGCACCCGATCCCTGTGCTTTCATCGCCGGTAGGGCGGCGTGACAGCCGTTCCACACCCCTCGAAGGTTGATGTCGAGGACTCGATCGAACGTCTCGGTGTCGGTTTCCTCGACGACCGCTGGCGGCTGACCGATCCCGGCGTTGTTGACCAGCGCGTCGAGACCGTCCTCGGCGGCGATGGACTCGACGAGATCCGCGAACGCCGCCTCGTCACGCACGTCGAGTTCGTGGAACGTCGCGTCGCCGTCCGCCGCTTCGATCCGCTCGACGGTCTCCTTGCCGCCCTCGCAGTCGACATCGGTCACGATCACCCGAGCGCCCTCCGCGGCGCAGCGCTCCGCGGTCGCACGTCCGATTCCCGCTCCTGCACCCGTCACGAACACCGTT is drawn from Halococcus saccharolyticus DSM 5350 and contains these coding sequences:
- a CDS encoding SDR family NAD(P)-dependent oxidoreductase, whose protein sequence is MRFDDRTVFVTGAGAGIGRATAERCAAEGARVIVTDVDCEGGKETVERIEAADGDATFHELDVRDEAAFADLVESIAAEDGLDALVNNAGIGQPPAVVEETDTETFDRVLDINLRGVWNGCHAALPAMKAQGSGAIVNVGSLASVLGLPKQSVYSLTKGAVLNFTRAVAAEAGPHGVRANAVCPGFTDTALGREYFESRGDPETARERMTAQYPLRRLGEPEEIADCIAFLASDESSYVTGHGLVVDGGYSAQ